From the Glycine max cultivar Williams 82 chromosome 11, Glycine_max_v4.0, whole genome shotgun sequence genome, the window GtcatgtataaattaatatttttttatccactaatccataaaaattaaaaacaaataataaaatttttacaataactcaCTTATTCTTCCTTTGAATCCTTAGTtagacatttttataattatcgtTTTAAGAAGAAGATTGTCATAATGTAAAACTCGAGAATAAATGAATACTTGATTAAGTGACactcatattttaattatgttagaaAAGAGAACAATCTACTTAGGGGTGGATAAGCGGGTCGACCTGTCCCGCATAAGACCCGTCCGGATAAGTTCGCATTGGCAGTGGACCGGGCCAGCTAGTCCCATATTCTTATATGGACCTAATAAATTGGTCTGTCCCGTCCCGCGGACTCCGCGGGTCAAACGAGCTTATCTGCGGGCCTAATTttaagagaatttcaatttcaataaaaatacaacacaatcaaattaagttcaatacaaatgtaaataaaatatcaacaattagtcaattacatcaataaaataaataatgtcttaacaaaaaaaatccaagcaataaatctaaaatataaaacttaaacatctccaacaacaaatgattctATATTTAAAGTAGTTTAAGCTTTTTTCATCTTCACATCTTCATATTCTTTTCCTAAAACTCAAAAcgataataaatattagaatcaaCTCAAGTTAAGTGATTAAAAGACAACAATTATTACACATTATTTACCTTGCTCATCAAATCCTAGTAACCaatttttagtacttatcaAGGCTTGCACATTATCACCAAGAAGACTAGTTCGATATTTGTTAAGCACCCATGAGCCAATACTAAATGCCGATTTGGAAGCCATAGTTATAATTTAGATGCTCAAAATATCACAAGCCAACAATGAAAGATCTAAATTAAGCGAGATTTTTAAGGTGTTGTAGTTGGTTGGATTCTCAAATCATTGATTAAGCGGACTTATAGGCAACCCGCGGACTCCACGGGCTAAACTCGCACAGTCCACGGGTTAAACAGGACAAGcctaaaaatattacataatcatgaactatttaaaaaaattggtccaTTACTCATGTAGACTATGGGCTAGTCTATGAATCTGGGTCCGTTAACCCACCCCTAAATCTACCCATGATTTTTTCATACAACTTCTTTACATTCATTTTTACTCGAGTAAATTATACCAAGTTACTAACTATACTTATAAGagaaggataattttaaaaaagtaatattttaaataaaattaatacattaaatattacgtactaattaattatcttaatcaacgtgatttaatttttttaatgtactcGAAAGCTGAAAATATATCTCTCTGTTTTCTTCCAAAcaagaaaagtgtaaatgttttttccatttcataataattattgtcTTAGTCTCTTAggtttttttacatataatacaagaaattattaaatgataaaaaagaataataataatacaaaattattcttattatcattaatttatttttaatttttattatttttcactaatattataaaagatatatataaataaaaataataattaatattatattataaattaaaatcataattattttaaaaaaattatacaataattattGTAAGAAGTAGAGAGTATTAGTGATACAAtgtgcattaaaaaaaaatgaacgacATAATTGAGTGCAAATAACGTCAGCGATGACAAATTGGTTATTAATTCTGAACCTACACGTTAGACGAGGTGGATGGAATTTAAGTACTGTCCATTAATTGATACGACAACACATATGGGTGATGAATTAAAAGTTGTTCTTATCTAACCTGAAGAAGAGAGAAGTGGCGTGGAAAGAAATTTGTGGTTGTTTGACCTTGTCAATGTTCGAAGATTCAAATTTACAGGTTTTGCATTCTGTCTGTTTCTAAAAAGGATAAACAACGTACTCCGTCAGTGGCCATTCTCTGCGATTTGAATGAATATCATGTTGATGCCTTCTAGCATAGGGCATTACTGTATTTATCATTCCAGCACTAATTTGAGCAAGCAAGTTtcgctttttattttttactgacGGTTTAGTATACTATATATGGAGCCAGCATGCATGGCATTAAGGTAGACCGGCCAATTACGGAGGGCTCGTTAGTACTACTAATTCACTAATAGTGTCTCATCAAACAGAAGATAGATGTGAAGAAACCGGAAAAAAAAATCgatcttataaaatatatatatgctcTTTTAAACTTCATGTAATAAGTTTGAATATAAAAtctcagaataattaaaaagttctaatgtaattttttttatcaatcatatCAGAAAACATTAAGACAGGAAAACAAGCGAAACTAAAATGCAAAAAGCAAAACTAAGAGAGTCTAGTAGCAGTTATGCCAAGGGCATATGCTAATAACAATTGCTGTAAGGCAGCAGGACATGAATTCCATCATATTGAACACCATTTTGAATAACATCCAAATTAAGCACTTTTTGAATAAGAATTCTAATGTAATATATAAGCACATACTTAATAAGCAGGCGTTATATTGTCTGTTATATTAAACgaataaatcatatataattatgcACATAAACACTAAGAAATCATATATAAGCAGGCGTTTGTCTGTTAGATTAAGCTTATAGCGACTTAAAATCTAGTTATACTAAGCTCTTTTCAACTTCTTATAATCTAGTGAATAATGTGTCTATTTATCATTGCTCACAGTTTTCTAGTCAATGCAAATTTGTCTTGCTTTTCGTGAAGGTAATTTGCTAACGCTTTATATGAAGTCAAACTTAAAGGATGCAGGAAATTCACgaaaatgttattttcattGCGTTGGTAATTTTCTCTATTTCATAATGTTGAAAAATTATGCGACAGGAAATATAAAACCATAATTATGTTGattatcaagtcaaaatataAACTCTCATTtgctaaataaaatataagaaaaaaaaaacatacaaaaacCATAGACAGCACTATAAATTGAACACTTAGAAGTTTTTGACAAAAGTTAAACGTTGGGAAAGTTTTTGAcagagataaaaaagataacagCCAGATAGAAGATGAGCATAGAAAATTGAACACTAAAACCCAATGAAACAGAGAGAATGTTCCaagtggtttttattttttttcttgcttaaaTTATCATAGTTGTGGGATTTAGGTCTCATAAGTTTCAATGAgcaaattaagtattttaacttggtttctttgcaaaaaaaaaaaaagaaacaattttttattacatttttaattttacgagAGGTACATATAGTCGCCTACGACTTTCTATAAAAGTTTTATCTACAACAACGAGTGTCATAAAAAAAGGCgagaaacaaatttttaatattttttattatattttaagttgctttttctaaaaattatatagTGTGTCCTACGACACTTCAATTAGGAAATGTGTTGTTTGTGCTCTATAGTTTGCATATATGTAATGTAACTAAAGccaggaaaacaaaagaaaaaaaatatataaaaacggAAGGAGGGTCAAgagacaaaagagaaaatgagatcgagacaaaaaagaatataaaaatggaGCGTAttgtattagaaaaaaatatgaaaggtGTAGAAAAATTCAAAGTGGGTGCAAAACTCTAATACCAACCATATTAGTAAACACGGCAAAGCTcatgaaagaagagagaaaatataCAGATCGAACTGGAAATAGAATTGTATTGATGGAGatgataaaacttattttacaagAACCAATAGATGGAGTTTATAAAGCCAACAAGTATAACCGACTTCAATTCCTAATCTCATCTATAATTTGTATAACTCTAGCTAATACACTCCTGTACATAAGGCTAGGACTAACAAAACTTTCTTATGTAATATGAGTAAATTCACTATCATACATAATTACATGGCATGAATTTACTTCATCGACTCTCTCATATATAGTACGTAGTCTAGCATAAAACTTGAGAATTTCCTAGAGTACACagctacatatatatatatatatatatatatatatatagttttctgAATCTTTCACTAATACAACTTAATGAAACATATTGAGATAGGAGTTTATATAAAACGACCTTGAGCAATGCATCATTATCGTTCGTGTAAAGCAGACACAACACTAACTCGGTTCAGTGGGAGGGCCACAAGCTCACGAGCAACATCCTTGAACTCGAGAACTCCTCCTTCTTTGCATTTTGATAGCAAACGTGCCGCTTCTTCCTTTGTCATCTTTAGCTTCACTCTAATCCCTCCTGATTCATCACCATCACTACTACACCTTCCTTTCACCAACTTCTTCTCATTGGTATCTTCTCCAAAAATGGAAGGTTCTGAGTCCGCAAAACGGACACTTT encodes:
- the LOC102669886 gene encoding uncharacterized protein translates to MMHTMFACLNKKVEENLKVTKAVYRDELITKKKPSTVPSKALVKKSVRFADSEPSIFGEDTNEKKLVKGRCSSDGDESGGIRVKLKMTKEEAARLLSKCKEGGVLEFKDVARELVALPLNRVSVVSALHER